CTGACCTTGAAGTCCTTCTCCAGCAGATCGCTGAATTCACCGAGGTCGATGGCCTCTGCCTCGGCGACCGTCGGGCTCTTTTGCTGCTCGGCCATGGCTCTATTCCTCGACCTTGTCGCTGTCGGAGAGCGCCTGGCTGGCGATCTGGCCGAGCAGCGGCTCGTTGTTCAGCAGTTGGGCGATGCGCTTTTCCGCATCGGCGCGGCCGTCCATGAAGCCCAGCAGCTCTTCCAGCTGGCGGCGCATCTTGAGGATTTCGGCCAGTTGCGGGACCTGCTCGGCGATCTTGTCGGGGGCGAAGTCGCCCATCTTGGAGAAGGTCAGGTCGATCGCCAGCTCTTCCTCCTGCTCGGCACCCTCGGCCTGGGGCAGGGTATTTTTCACCCGCGCCTTTACCCGCGGTCCGAGCGCTTCCATGAAGCGCGGGAACCTGTTGGCGTCGGTCTCGACGAAGGTGCGATCGAGCACCGTCTTCTGCGCTTCCTTGGTCTGCGATGATCCGGCGAGATCGGCCATCACGCCCATCACGAAAGGCAGTTCTATCGTCGTCGGGCTGCCGTAGGTCTCGACGTCATAGGCGATCTGGACGCGCGGGGCGCGGTTACGCTCGATGACCTTTGCTTTGCTTTCGGCTGGCATGCTTGGCTACCTTTCATCCTTCTGAGGCGTCTTCTTGTCAGTTACGCCGGCGAGGAGCCGGAACTCCTTGAGCCCCGAGGGGGCGAGATCTTCCATCAGCTCGACGAAATCCATATGCACCATGCGGCGCACGCGCCGGGCGAGGTGCGGGATCGGGCTCGATGGCTCGGTGCGGTCGTAGAAGGCAACGACGAGGTCGAGGCATTTGACGACATCGTCGCGCGACGTAAGGCGTTCAGGGAGGGCCATGGTCGGTCCCGCATGGTTGGCCACGGGTTCTGGCGCGTGGCCGTTGGGCTGTGCCGTCGCAGGTACCGCCTGGGTGAGCTCGGGTTTCGCCGCGCCACTGGGCGCCGGACGCGCCGATGCGCCACGCTCAAGCGTGGTCAGCATCCTGTCGAGGAACTTCTTGAGGTCTGGAACGGCCGGCCCGGTGCTTTCCAGACGCTTGTTGAGCGCGCTGTCGAGGGCAGCGAGGGCTGCGCCCGCGGCCCGTGCATCGGCAACCAGTTGCTCGAGGGCCGCGCCGGCTTGATCGGCTTGTGCCGCGCAGGCGCTGCGCAGCCTAGTCAAAAGCTGCTCATGGGCGGTGGAAAGTGCTGCCCGCTCTGTATTGTTCAGGCCCTGCGCCGCCTCCTGCAGCATGACGCGGTCGTCGAGCGCGCCCTGTTCGAGTTCGCGGCCGGTAACCGGTCCGAAGCCGCGCGGCGTGAAGAACACCGTCTTCCTGAGATCGTGGAGCAGTCCGGGCGCCTGACCGTTCTGCAGGTCGAGGACGGCATTGATGCGGCGGAGTGCTGCATCGCGCGGGGGCGCATTGGCCCGCAGGGCGGGGTGCATCGTTTCCCAATGGCTCTCGAAGGTGCGGGCGATCAGCATCAGGCCTTCGGCAAGGCCGGCGAGCCCGCGGGAATTGGCCAAGGCGCGGGTGACCAGCGTCAGCAGGCGCAGGTCGCGCCCCTGGTTGCGCAGTTCGTCGGCTTTTTCGAGGACGGCATCCCAGTCGACGGGAATACTGACTTCCGCCGAAGGCCGGTTGCGGTCATCGTGGACGACATCGGATTGCGGAATGGCGAGACGTTCGAGCTCGTGAAAGCGCGGATCGTTGCGCAAATCTTCCCCCGACGGGTTTTCACCGTTCAAAGGGTTGAGCCAAAGAGCAAGATCAACCACGCACCCCCCCACGCCATACTCAGGTCGGAAGTAGCCGGTATTCCACTCGATTTCAGTTTTAGCACAGTTCAGGCGCGGCTCAAAGTTGGACGCGTCTAGCCCTTAAGCGTTAGTCACCAACGCTGCGCGAATTGTTATTGTCGTCAGTGGCCGGCACACGGATGCCGTCCGCACCCGTCCATGGCCGCACTTTGTAAAGTCGCCGTTTGTGTGTCAGATTGGAGGGGATCGCAGTCCGGCCATTGGAGAAATTCCATGGAACAGAAGGGCATGCAGCCGCGCAGGTCGTCTCAGGGCTTCAAGCGCAAAGAACTGGTCGGCAAGCTCAATCCCACCTGCTTGCGCGCCTTCAAGGCGGCGGCCGATGCGGCGAAGCTGCGCGGTAACCCTTACGTCGAACTCGTTCATTTCATTGAACAACTTGTGCTCTCCGATCGCTCGGACGTGCAGATGATCCTGGCCGACGCCGGCGTTGATGCTGCCCGCGTCGCCGGCGACATGACACGCGCCGTCGACAAGCTGCCTTACGGCGCGACGTCGATCGAGGAGTTCTCCGACCATATCTTCCATGCCATCCAGGAGGCCTGGAACCTGGCGACGCTGGAATTCGGCAGCGAAGAAGTGCGAAGCGCGCATGTGATCCTTGCCTGTCTCAAGGTGCCTGTGCTGGAAGGGCTGGTGTCGAAGATCAGCACCGAGTTCGACAAGATCGACGCCGACGGCGTGATCTCGCGCTTTGCCGATGTGATCGACGGCTCACTGGAAGGATCCGCGGCAAGTGCAGCGACGCCCTCCGACGAGGCGCCGCGGCGCCTGCCGCCCGGCGGGGAGTCGGCGCTGGCCAAATATGCCACGGACCTTACGCAGCGGGCACGTGACGGCAAGATCGACGCCGTCGTCGGCCGCGACCCGGAAATCCGCCAGATCGTCGACATCCTGATGCGGCGGCGGCAGAACAACCCGATCCTGACCGGCGAGGCCGGCGTCGGCAAGACGGCGGTGGTCGAGGGTTTTGCGCTGCGCATCGCCGAAGGCGACGTGCCGCCGATGCTGCAAGGGGTCAGCCTGCGCATGCTCGACGTCGGGCTGATGCAGGCCGGCGCCAGCGTCAAGGGCGAATTCGAGAAGCGGCTGAAGGCCGTCATCGACGAAGTTCAATCTTCGGAGACACCGGTCATCCTGTTCATCGACGAGGCCCATACGCTGATCGGTGCCGGAGGTGCTGCCGGCACGGGTGATGCCGCCAACCTGCTGAAGCCGGCGCTGGCGCGCGGCGAGCTGCGTACCATCGCCGCCACCACCTGGGCCGAATACAAGCAGCATATCGAGAAGGATCCGGCGCTGACCCGGCGTTTCCAGGTGGTCAAGATCGAGGAGCCCGACGAGGCCGCCGCCATCCTGATGCTGCGTGGCGTTGCCGGCGTGCTCGAAAAGCACCATGAGGTGCAGATCCTCGACGAGGCCATCGAAACAGCCGTCAAGCTGTCGCATCGCTACATTCCGGCGCGCCAGTTGCCCGACAAGGCCGTCAGCCTGCTGGACACGGCTTGTGCCCGCGTCGCCATCTCGCAGCATTCCAGGCCAGGCGAAGTCGAAGATCTGATGCGCCGCCGCCAGGCGCTCGAGATCGAGCGAGGCATCATCGGTCGCGAGGCAGCGATCGGCATCGAGGTGGACGATCGCAAGGCGCGCGTCGAGGCCGGGCTGGTCGAGACCGACGCGGCACTGGCAGCGGCACAGGAGCGCTGGGACAAGGAGAAGGCGGCCGTCGCCGAAATCCTCGAGCTGCGCGCCAGGCTGCGCGGGCAGGGCGTGCCCCTCGATCCCGTTGTTGCGGATGCGCAGGCGACGGAAGAAGCAGCCGAGGAACCGATCGCTGCCAATGACGATGCTGCTGTCGATCAAGATGTCGCTGCTGGCAGCATACCCCAGGTTGAGCAGGCTGGAACCGCCGAACAAATGGAAGCTGTCTCCGATCCCGGGGCCGACCTTGTACGGCTCAAGGAGCTGATGGCGGTGCTGGCCGAGGCGCAGGGCGAAACGCCGTTGATCCTGCTCTCCGTCGACCGCAATGCGGTGGCGGCAGTGGTGCAGGACTGGACCGGCATCCCCACGGGACGGATGCTGACCAGCCAGACCGAAAAGGCGCTGCGGCTGGCGCAGACTTTATCCGAGCGCGTCGTCGGCCAGGACCATGCGATGGAGATGATCGCAAGGCGCGTCCAGACCAGCCGCGCCGGGCTTGGGGCACCGGAAAAGCCGGTCGGGGTGTTCCTGCTCTGTGGCCCCTCAGGTGTCGGCAAGACCGAGACGGCGCTTGCCCTGGCCGAGACGCTGTACGGCGGCGAGCAGAACCTGATCTCCATCAACATGTCGGAGTTCCAGGAAGCGCATACGGTGTCGACGCTGAAGGGGGCACCTCCTGGATATGTCGGCTATGGCAAGGGCGGTATCCTCACCGAGGCTGTGCGCCGCAGGCCTTATTCGGTGATCCTGCTCGACGAGGTCGAGAAGGCGCATCCCGACGTGCATGAGATTTTCTTCCAGGTCTTCGACAAGGGCATGATGGACGACAGCGAGGGCCGGCGGATCGACTTCAAGAACACGCTGATCCTGCTCACTTCCAATGTCGGCTCCGAGGTCATCATGACCAAGACCAAGGGCGGCGAGCTGCGCGAGAATGTCGAGAACCTCGACGCGGCCTTGCGCGCGCCCTTGCTCAAGGTGTTCCCGGCGGCCTTCATCGGCCGCGTCGTGACGATCCCCTATTATCCGCTGTCGGGCGAGATGATCGAGGCGATCACCCGCCACCAGTTCGGCAAGATTGCCCGCCGGCTGCAGGTCAGCCACGGCGCGGAACTGGTGATCGGCGATGGCGTGATGGAAATGATCAAGGCGCGCTGCACCGAGATCGAGTCCGGTGGCCGCATGATCGATGCGATCCTGACCAACACGCTGTTGCCGGAACTGAGCCGAGGCGTGCTCAACCGTTCGCTGGATGGGGAAAAGCTGACGCGCGTGACAGTCGGCGCGTCAGATGAGGGGTTCAGCTACGAGTTTGGGTAGTCGCAGGCAACGCGAAGTGCGCTACCATGGGCTTCCGCCATCGCCACCACCACTGTCGCTCTTCTCGCTACGTTCACTGCTTGGAGTGGCCGGAACGATCGGCTTCTTGACGACCCGTGGCTGAACCGGGGCCGCGACCGCCACCTTCCTCACCGGAGCCGCTTTCTTGACCTGCACTGGCTGCACGGGTTGAGCCGCTGCCTGTTCCTCGACTTTCATCATGGAACCGCAGCCGCCGAGCGGCAGAAGTACAGTTGCCATAAGAAGACTGATGGTATGCGATCGCATGTAACGTCTCCCCGTTATGAGCCCAGCATGTCCAGACGTGGTCGTGTATCGATCCATTCCTTGTGCAGAAGATCTCCCAGCAACTCCCCGGGGTTGCGGGGTGCGGCTGTTCCAAGAACAGCGCTTGCTGCTTCGCGGGTTCGTGGTCCGAGCCGGCCATCAATTTCGCCGACATCCTTGCCTGCCCGTTTCAGCGCAAGCTGCACTTCCTTGCCGATTGTCAGCCCGTCGACGCCACCCAAAGCCTTCTTCGCTTGATCGGAGGCGCCCTTGAAGTTGAAAGAGGCGGACAAGGCATATAGGCGGGCGATCTCGCCGCTGTCCTTCTGCAGTGTCGGATTGTCCTTCAGCAGCTCGGCTGCGTAGAAAGCGCCCCACGCGTCGCCCCTCTCGGCGCTTTCGCGGTACCAGCCCGATACTGTCGCGGCGTCAGAGGTATTTTCTCGCTGGGCAAGACGCGCAAGCAGCCGACCAGCGTAGGGATGTCCCATTGCGCGGGCCTTCTCAAACAATTCGGCCGCGTGCTTGGTGTCCTTCTGTACGCCTGCTCCGTCGCGATAGAGGATGCCAAGCAAAACCATGCCATAGACATCATTGCGATCAGACGACTCCGTGATGAATTTCAGGGCGCGGGCTTCGTCCTTGGCGACATGCTCACCTGAGAGGTACTCGGTGCCCAACATGTTCATTGCATAGGTGTGACCGGACTCTGCCGCGCTCGCGACCATTGCCATGCCACGATCGATGTCAGGTTTGGTACCGAGGCCCGTGACCAATGCACGGCCCAGCGCATATTGCGAATAGGGATCGCCGCGCTTGGCGCCGGCTTCGAAGAGTGGGATCGCTTTGGCCGGATCGCGCTCGACCGCGGCACCGAACTGATAAAGCCTGCCGAGCAGATAGCTGGCGCGGACATGGCCGGCGTCGCTGGCGGCGTTGAGCTCGGTCAGCGCGTCCTTGAAATCGCCCTGGGCATAGAGGGCACGAGCGTACTGGTACTTGAACCGGGCGATCTCGGGATGCTGGTCGACGGCTGCCTTGCAGGCGCTCAGGGCCTTGGTCACGTCGATGTCGTTGGGCAGTTTGCCGTCGGCAACTGCCTGGACGTCGAGCGGCTCGGCGGCGAGCGTGTCGCATTCATTGACCGAGACGGCGACGTTGATGGTGAT
The nucleotide sequence above comes from Aminobacter aminovorans. Encoded proteins:
- the tssA gene encoding type VI secretion system protein TssA — encoded protein: MVDLALWLNPLNGENPSGEDLRNDPRFHELERLAIPQSDVVHDDRNRPSAEVSIPVDWDAVLEKADELRNQGRDLRLLTLVTRALANSRGLAGLAEGLMLIARTFESHWETMHPALRANAPPRDAALRRINAVLDLQNGQAPGLLHDLRKTVFFTPRGFGPVTGRELEQGALDDRVMLQEAAQGLNNTERAALSTAHEQLLTRLRSACAAQADQAGAALEQLVADARAAGAALAALDSALNKRLESTGPAVPDLKKFLDRMLTTLERGASARPAPSGAAKPELTQAVPATAQPNGHAPEPVANHAGPTMALPERLTSRDDVVKCLDLVVAFYDRTEPSSPIPHLARRVRRMVHMDFVELMEDLAPSGLKEFRLLAGVTDKKTPQKDER
- the tssB gene encoding type VI secretion system contractile sheath small subunit yields the protein MPAESKAKVIERNRAPRVQIAYDVETYGSPTTIELPFVMGVMADLAGSSQTKEAQKTVLDRTFVETDANRFPRFMEALGPRVKARVKNTLPQAEGAEQEEELAIDLTFSKMGDFAPDKIAEQVPQLAEILKMRRQLEELLGFMDGRADAEKRIAQLLNNEPLLGQIASQALSDSDKVEE
- the tssH gene encoding type VI secretion system ATPase TssH gives rise to the protein MQPRRSSQGFKRKELVGKLNPTCLRAFKAAADAAKLRGNPYVELVHFIEQLVLSDRSDVQMILADAGVDAARVAGDMTRAVDKLPYGATSIEEFSDHIFHAIQEAWNLATLEFGSEEVRSAHVILACLKVPVLEGLVSKISTEFDKIDADGVISRFADVIDGSLEGSAASAATPSDEAPRRLPPGGESALAKYATDLTQRARDGKIDAVVGRDPEIRQIVDILMRRRQNNPILTGEAGVGKTAVVEGFALRIAEGDVPPMLQGVSLRMLDVGLMQAGASVKGEFEKRLKAVIDEVQSSETPVILFIDEAHTLIGAGGAAGTGDAANLLKPALARGELRTIAATTWAEYKQHIEKDPALTRRFQVVKIEEPDEAAAILMLRGVAGVLEKHHEVQILDEAIETAVKLSHRYIPARQLPDKAVSLLDTACARVAISQHSRPGEVEDLMRRRQALEIERGIIGREAAIGIEVDDRKARVEAGLVETDAALAAAQERWDKEKAAVAEILELRARLRGQGVPLDPVVADAQATEEAAEEPIAANDDAAVDQDVAAGSIPQVEQAGTAEQMEAVSDPGADLVRLKELMAVLAEAQGETPLILLSVDRNAVAAVVQDWTGIPTGRMLTSQTEKALRLAQTLSERVVGQDHAMEMIARRVQTSRAGLGAPEKPVGVFLLCGPSGVGKTETALALAETLYGGEQNLISINMSEFQEAHTVSTLKGAPPGYVGYGKGGILTEAVRRRPYSVILLDEVEKAHPDVHEIFFQVFDKGMMDDSEGRRIDFKNTLILLTSNVGSEVIMTKTKGGELRENVENLDAALRAPLLKVFPAAFIGRVVTIPYYPLSGEMIEAITRHQFGKIARRLQVSHGAELVIGDGVMEMIKARCTEIESGGRMIDAILTNTLLPELSRGVLNRSLDGEKLTRVTVGASDEGFSYEFG